One genomic segment of Aliarcobacter cibarius includes these proteins:
- the lysS gene encoding lysine--tRNA ligase, whose product MFENKYIQQRIEKADALRELGINPYANDSKRELSIQDYLDKNSDIFNLESKRDENRNFVIAGRIKFFRLMGKASFLKIEDQSGMLQVYVARDNLEENFYNDIFKKYVEVGDIVEVSGYPFVTGQGELSLHVDNLKILTKAISPLPEKYHGIQDKELRYRQRYLDLIMNSDVKNTFQTRSKVISLTRRFFEEKGFLEVETPMMHPIAGGANAKPFVTHHNALGIDRYLRIAPELYLKRLIVGGFEAVFEINRNFRNEGMDATHNPEFTSIEFYWAYKTYKDLIKLTKEYFEYLFKNLNLPSKLPYGDFEIDFTEFTEIPLIESLHKIGGVPADIVEDKDKILEFLKSKNLEANPKLNLGQLQGELFDEFVEAKLINPTFITEYPVDISPLARRSDVKSHLTDRFELFIAGKEIANAFSELNDPLDQLGRFEAQMAAKDGGDDEAHEMDEDFVNALSYGMAPTAGQGIGIDRLVMMLTNQHSIRDVLLFPAMKPVKQDFDLLLDENEEK is encoded by the coding sequence TTGTTTGAAAATAAATATATACAACAAAGAATAGAAAAAGCTGATGCATTAAGAGAGTTAGGAATAAATCCTTATGCAAATGATAGTAAAAGAGAATTAAGTATTCAAGATTATTTAGATAAAAACAGTGATATTTTTAATCTTGAATCAAAAAGAGATGAAAATAGAAATTTTGTTATAGCTGGTAGAATTAAATTCTTTAGACTAATGGGAAAAGCTAGTTTCTTAAAGATTGAAGACCAATCAGGAATGTTACAAGTTTATGTAGCTAGAGATAATTTAGAAGAAAATTTTTACAATGATATTTTCAAAAAATATGTAGAAGTGGGAGACATAGTTGAAGTAAGTGGATATCCATTCGTAACTGGTCAAGGAGAACTTTCACTTCATGTAGATAATTTAAAAATACTTACAAAAGCTATTTCACCACTTCCAGAAAAATATCATGGTATTCAAGATAAAGAGCTAAGATATAGACAAAGATATCTAGATTTAATTATGAATAGTGATGTTAAAAACACTTTTCAAACAAGAAGTAAAGTTATAAGTTTAACTAGAAGATTCTTTGAAGAAAAAGGATTTTTAGAAGTAGAAACTCCTATGATGCATCCAATTGCAGGTGGTGCAAATGCTAAACCTTTCGTTACTCATCATAATGCTTTAGGAATCGATAGATATTTAAGAATAGCACCTGAATTATATTTAAAAAGATTAATTGTAGGTGGATTTGAAGCTGTATTTGAGATAAATAGAAACTTTAGGAATGAAGGTATGGATGCAACTCATAATCCTGAATTTACATCAATTGAGTTTTATTGGGCATATAAAACTTATAAAGATTTAATTAAATTAACAAAAGAGTATTTTGAATACTTATTCAAAAATTTAAACCTTCCTTCAAAACTTCCTTATGGAGATTTTGAAATAGATTTTACAGAGTTTACAGAAATTCCATTAATTGAATCTTTACATAAAATTGGAGGAGTTCCTGCTGATATAGTTGAAGATAAAGATAAAATATTAGAATTCTTAAAATCAAAAAATCTTGAAGCAAATCCTAAATTAAATCTTGGGCAACTTCAAGGAGAACTTTTTGATGAATTTGTTGAAGCTAAGTTAATAAATCCTACATTTATTACAGAGTATCCAGTTGATATATCTCCACTTGCAAGAAGAAGTGATGTAAAATCTCATTTAACAGATAGATTCGAGTTATTTATTGCAGGAAAAGAGATAGCAAACGCATTTAGTGAGCTTAATGATCCACTTGATCAATTAGGAAGATTTGAAGCTCAAATGGCAGCTAAAGATGGTGGTGATGATGAAGCTCATGAGATGGATGAAGATTTTGTAAATGCTTTATCTTATGGTATGGCACCAACAGCAGGACAAGGAATTGGAATTGATAGACTCGTAATGATGCTTACAAATCAACACTCTATTAGAGATGTTTTATTATTTCCTGCAATGAAACCAGTTAAACAAGATTTTGACCTTTTATTAGATGAAAATGAAGAAAAGTAA
- a CDS encoding serine hydroxymethyltransferase translates to MRYITEENLKVADSEVFEIIEAELKRQTNHLEMIASENFTSPAVMQAMGSVFTNKYAEGYPYKRYYGGCEQADKVEQLAIDRACKIFGCKFANVQPHSGSQANGAVYAALLKAGDKILGMDLSHGGHLTHGSKPSFSGQNYSAFYYGVELDGRINYDKVAEIAKIVQPKIIVCGASAYAREIDFKRFREIADSVNAILFADIAHIAGLVAAGEHQSPFPHAHVVTTTTHKTLRGPRGGMIMTDDEEIAKKINSAIFPGLQGGPLVHVIAAKAVAFKEILDPKWKDYAKQVKANAKVLGEVLVKRGYDIVSGGTDNHLVLVSFLNKPFSGKDADAALGDAGITVNKNTVPGETRSPFVTSGIRIGSPALTARGMKEKEFEFIANKICDVLDNIEDKELHKKINKELEELASNFVIYNSSTY, encoded by the coding sequence ATGAGATATATAACAGAAGAAAATTTAAAAGTAGCAGACTCAGAGGTATTTGAAATAATTGAGGCTGAATTAAAAAGACAAACAAACCATTTAGAAATGATTGCTAGTGAAAACTTTACTTCACCTGCAGTTATGCAAGCTATGGGTTCAGTATTTACAAACAAATATGCTGAAGGTTATCCATATAAAAGATATTATGGTGGTTGTGAGCAAGCTGACAAAGTAGAACAACTTGCAATTGACAGAGCTTGTAAAATATTTGGTTGTAAATTTGCAAATGTTCAACCTCACAGTGGATCTCAAGCAAATGGTGCAGTTTATGCAGCATTATTAAAAGCTGGTGATAAAATCTTAGGTATGGATTTATCTCATGGTGGACATTTAACTCACGGAAGTAAACCTAGCTTCTCTGGTCAAAACTACTCTGCTTTCTATTATGGTGTTGAACTTGATGGAAGAATTAATTATGATAAAGTAGCTGAAATTGCTAAAATTGTTCAACCAAAAATTATTGTTTGTGGTGCAAGTGCATATGCTAGAGAGATTGATTTTAAAAGATTTAGAGAAATAGCTGATAGTGTAAATGCTATTTTATTTGCTGATATTGCTCACATTGCTGGTCTTGTTGCTGCTGGTGAACATCAATCTCCATTCCCTCATGCTCATGTTGTAACAACAACTACTCATAAGACTTTAAGAGGTCCAAGAGGTGGTATGATTATGACTGATGATGAAGAGATTGCTAAAAAAATTAATAGTGCAATTTTCCCAGGATTACAAGGTGGACCTTTAGTTCATGTAATTGCTGCAAAAGCTGTTGCATTTAAAGAAATTCTTGATCCAAAATGGAAAGATTATGCAAAACAAGTAAAAGCTAATGCAAAAGTATTAGGAGAAGTGCTTGTAAAAAGAGGATATGATATTGTAAGTGGTGGAACAGATAATCACTTAGTACTAGTATCATTCTTAAATAAACCATTTAGTGGTAAAGATGCAGATGCAGCTTTAGGAGATGCAGGAATTACTGTAAATAAAAATACAGTTCCAGGTGAAACAAGAAGCCCATTTGTTACAAGTGGTATTAGAATAGGAAGCCCTGCACTAACTGCAAGAGGAATGAAAGAAAAAGAATTTGAATTTATTGCAAATAAAATTTGTGATGTACTAGACAATATTGAAGATAAAGAGTTACATAAAAAAATCAACAAAGAACTTGAAGAATTAGCAAGCAACTTTGTTATTTACAACAGCTCTACGTATTAA
- a CDS encoding pyridoxine 5'-phosphate synthase: MLLGVNIDHIATLREARKINDPNPLDAVSICKLAGADQITIHLREDRRHIHDIDAKAIIEQSALPINLECSINNDIIDIVCKLKPFRATLVPENRNEVTTEGGLDLESNFNKIDAAIQKLKENEIEVSLFIDPNNKSIELANMLEATWVELHTGSYANIFAMLYTNLKHTQHSIKELELSQDELINKLNKSLEDIKTASNFASNLGLKIAAGHGLNYQNVKNICNIKEISELNIGQSIVARSVFTGLHEAITEMKKIVNG, translated from the coding sequence ATGCTTTTAGGTGTAAACATAGACCATATTGCAACTCTAAGAGAAGCTAGAAAAATAAACGATCCAAATCCACTTGATGCTGTTAGTATTTGTAAATTAGCAGGTGCAGATCAAATTACTATTCATTTAAGAGAGGATAGAAGACATATTCATGATATTGATGCAAAAGCTATAATAGAACAATCTGCACTTCCAATAAATCTTGAATGTTCAATAAATAATGATATTATTGATATTGTATGTAAACTAAAACCATTTAGAGCAACTTTGGTACCTGAAAATAGAAATGAAGTAACAACAGAAGGTGGTTTAGATTTAGAAAGCAATTTCAATAAAATTGATGCAGCTATACAAAAATTAAAAGAAAATGAAATTGAAGTTTCACTTTTTATTGATCCAAATAATAAATCAATCGAATTGGCAAATATGTTAGAAGCTACTTGGGTAGAGTTACATACTGGTTCTTATGCAAATATTTTTGCAATGTTATATACAAACTTGAAGCATACTCAGCATTCAATAAAAGAGCTAGAATTGAGTCAAGACGAGCTTATAAATAAATTAAATAAAAGCTTAGAAGATATTAAAACTGCTTCAAACTTTGCTTCAAATTTAGGTTTAAAAATTGCTGCTGGACATGGATTAAACTATCAAAATGTAAAAAATATTTGTAATATAAAAGAAATATCTGAATTAAATATAGGCCAAAGTATAGTTGCTAGGTCAGTTTTTACTGGATTACATGAAGCAATTACAGAAATGAAGAAAATAGTAAATGGATAA
- a CDS encoding SPOR domain-containing protein, with the protein MQIKGNEFLKNVQKKQEREELEKRLQELKASNENSYIEDEPQTIKQNVPFIQPESVINPYQNSFEQNLQSNPNLNSQHELDNIMLGASAFSNEDNKKKYIMLGVVLVVLFLLTIIIIRLLTSDSSSKEDSFTSNGAKTSESKSLSNNNIEENFQKIINERAKKDNEQMIDPSRLSAEERLNNIQTTQETTQQVEQTKQTTTEQESISNETIDNAMKKVEEQKAAKQMQNVQQTKSEIIKKEPVAQKTETKKSVKDLVVENSSNSTSNSAPSDGYFVQVGAFTKKPADSFINKIRSGNLKYKIYQHEVNGVLYNKVLIGPYPTKDAATKNVGNIKTTLDVANAHVVKF; encoded by the coding sequence ATGCAAATAAAAGGTAATGAGTTCTTAAAAAATGTTCAAAAGAAACAAGAAAGAGAAGAGTTAGAAAAAAGATTACAAGAGCTAAAAGCTTCAAATGAAAATAGTTACATTGAAGATGAACCTCAAACTATTAAGCAAAATGTACCTTTCATTCAACCAGAAAGTGTAATAAACCCATATCAAAATAGTTTTGAACAAAATTTACAAAGTAATCCAAATTTAAACTCTCAACATGAACTTGATAACATAATGCTTGGTGCGTCAGCATTTAGCAATGAAGATAATAAGAAAAAATATATTATGCTAGGAGTTGTTTTAGTAGTATTATTTTTACTGACAATTATAATAATTAGATTATTAACTAGTGATTCATCAAGCAAAGAGGACTCTTTTACTTCAAATGGTGCTAAAACTTCTGAATCTAAAAGCTTATCAAATAATAATATAGAAGAAAACTTTCAAAAAATAATTAATGAAAGAGCAAAAAAAGATAATGAACAGATGATTGATCCAAGTAGACTTTCGGCAGAAGAGAGACTAAATAATATTCAAACAACTCAAGAAACTACTCAACAAGTTGAACAAACAAAACAAACAACAACTGAACAAGAATCTATATCAAACGAAACTATAGATAATGCTATGAAAAAAGTTGAAGAACAAAAAGCCGCTAAACAAATGCAAAATGTTCAACAAACAAAATCAGAAATAATTAAAAAAGAGCCTGTTGCTCAGAAAACTGAAACTAAAAAATCTGTAAAAGATTTAGTTGTAGAAAATAGTAGTAATTCTACAAGTAATTCAGCTCCAAGTGATGGTTACTTTGTACAAGTTGGTGCATTTACTAAAAAACCAGCTGATAGTTTTATAAATAAAATTAGAAGCGGTAATTTAAAATATAAAATTTATCAACATGAAGTAAATGGAGTCCTATACAATAAAGTATTAATAGGACCATATCCTACAAAAGATGCAGCTACTAAAAATGTTGGAAATATAAAAACAACTTTAGATGTTGCAAATGCTCATGTAGTTAAATTTTAA
- a CDS encoding CvpA family protein → MQDFSIFDLIIIAITLLLGLKGLFRGFIKEVFGLLGIVGAIFVASRISKELGDLIAPILVLENEATIKLIGFIVALVVVWLVIYSAGVVVSKIFSASGLGAIDRIFGFIFGALKIFLIFAVIAYALYQVQSFKKVIDEKFANSIVMPHLLSVGSFIIKLDTTAITQNLDKAVDSVKPSEVIENTKKNIEENIQETKKDIEENIKEEVTENLEKKFKDVTKELSNKQEDKKEN, encoded by the coding sequence ATGCAAGATTTTTCAATTTTTGATTTAATAATTATTGCAATTACATTATTACTTGGACTAAAAGGTCTTTTCAGAGGTTTTATCAAGGAAGTTTTTGGACTTTTAGGTATTGTTGGGGCTATTTTTGTAGCTTCAAGAATATCTAAAGAACTAGGAGATTTAATAGCTCCTATCTTAGTTTTAGAAAATGAAGCAACAATTAAACTAATAGGTTTTATAGTAGCTTTAGTTGTTGTTTGGCTCGTTATTTATAGTGCTGGTGTTGTTGTAAGTAAAATATTTAGTGCTAGTGGTTTAGGTGCAATAGACAGAATTTTTGGATTTATTTTTGGTGCTTTAAAAATATTTTTAATATTTGCTGTTATAGCATATGCGCTTTATCAAGTACAATCGTTTAAAAAAGTTATCGATGAAAAATTTGCAAATTCTATTGTAATGCCTCATTTATTAAGTGTTGGTTCTTTCATTATAAAATTAGACACAACAGCTATTACACAAAATTTAGATAAAGCAGTAGATTCAGTGAAACCAAGTGAGGTTATTGAAAATACTAAGAAAAACATAGAAGAAAATATACAAGAGACTAAAAAAGATATAGAAGAAAATATCAAAGAAGAAGTTACTGAGAATTTAGAAAAAAAATTTAAAGATGTAACAAAAGAGCTTTCAAATAAGCAAGAAGATAAAAAAGAGAATTAA
- the pdxA gene encoding 4-hydroxythreonine-4-phosphate dehydrogenase — MDNLKKIAISIGDLNGIGVEIALKCHDEISKICQPIYCINSKMLSQASKLLKLDIPEGFKLFETKGEFEIKPGSVSKKSGKYSYNSFLDAINLANKKKVDAICTLPINKEAWNKADIRYKGHTEVLRDYFGKHAIMMLGCEKMFVALFTEHIALKKVAKKINDNDLTNFLIDFYKNVKSENIGVLGLNPHASDNGVLGDEEIEIFKAIKKANKYFGKNIFKGPLVPDTAFSPLSRKNFNYFVAMYHDQGLAPLKALYFDESINVSLNLPIIRTSVDHGTAFNIAYKNENINTQSYLNAIKEAINLSNK, encoded by the coding sequence ATGGATAATTTAAAAAAAATTGCTATTAGCATTGGAGATTTAAATGGTATTGGCGTTGAAATAGCTTTAAAATGTCATGATGAGATTTCAAAAATATGTCAACCAATTTATTGTATAAACAGTAAAATGCTATCTCAAGCTTCAAAATTGTTAAAATTAGATATTCCCGAAGGATTTAAACTTTTTGAAACAAAAGGTGAATTTGAAATAAAGCCAGGAAGTGTTTCAAAAAAATCTGGTAAATATTCATACAACTCTTTTTTAGATGCTATAAATTTAGCAAATAAAAAAAAGGTAGATGCAATTTGCACTCTTCCTATAAATAAAGAAGCTTGGAATAAAGCAGATATAAGATACAAAGGACACACTGAAGTATTAAGAGATTATTTTGGTAAACATGCAATTATGATGTTAGGTTGTGAAAAAATGTTTGTAGCTCTTTTTACAGAGCACATAGCTCTTAAAAAAGTAGCAAAAAAAATAAATGATAATGATTTAACAAATTTTTTAATAGATTTTTATAAAAATGTAAAATCTGAAAATATAGGTGTTTTAGGACTAAATCCTCATGCTAGTGACAATGGTGTATTAGGAGATGAAGAAATAGAAATTTTTAAAGCAATAAAAAAAGCTAACAAATATTTTGGTAAAAATATATTTAAAGGACCTTTAGTTCCTGATACTGCATTTTCTCCTCTTTCAAGAAAAAATTTCAATTACTTTGTTGCAATGTATCATGACCAAGGATTAGCTCCATTAAAAGCTTTATATTTTGATGAAAGTATAAATGTGAGCCTAAATCTTCCAATAATAAGAACTAGTGTAGATCATGGAACAGCATTTAATATTGCTTACAAAAATGAAAATATAAATACTCAAAGTTATTTAAATGCCATAAAAGAGGCAATAAATTTAAGTAACAAATGA
- a CDS encoding anthranilate synthase component I family protein, with protein sequence MNFYNKTLFLDQFTPVSIYEKVKALYPNELSFLFESSISSNNDGNFSYIIIGSRERVWYKNNECFFKNEEGKIEKIDNNPLLFLKKYYKKFDKEIYKQKSKELGIGLIDGFIGNVGYDMAKEFEPKLKKSMSNLEDQLNIPDLDLIRPKIILAFSHKTSKLVILTSIDELKDELEVIENELLKPYSYTPLKKAILIDDGKFNYTKEEFFTMVDKSKDMIKSGDVFQILMSNRFIQNAIVDHLSFYRALRSKNPSPYLFLLQFEDFSIAGSSPEVMIRLIDGHLLLRPIAGTRKRGATLEKDLAMEDELINDAKERAEHLMLVDLGRNDVGRVAKAGSVKVTELMKIERYSHVMHIVSDVEAILDDKYDMFDLFMATFTAGTMTGAPKIRAMELISEFEKIKRNFYSGSIAYFGFDGNMDSAITIRTSLLTKDKIIFQAGAGVVADSKHEDEFLEVHNKLAANIATLKDLV encoded by the coding sequence ATGAATTTTTATAATAAAACTTTATTTTTAGATCAGTTTACACCTGTATCAATTTATGAAAAAGTAAAGGCTCTTTATCCAAATGAGCTTAGCTTTTTATTTGAAAGTAGCATTAGCTCAAATAATGATGGAAATTTTTCATATATAATTATTGGATCAAGAGAAAGAGTTTGGTATAAAAATAATGAGTGTTTTTTTAAAAATGAAGAAGGCAAAATAGAAAAAATAGATAATAACCCTCTTTTATTTCTAAAAAAATATTATAAAAAATTTGATAAAGAAATTTATAAACAAAAATCTAAAGAATTAGGTATTGGATTAATAGATGGTTTCATTGGAAATGTTGGTTATGATATGGCCAAAGAATTTGAACCTAAATTAAAAAAATCTATGAGTAATTTAGAAGATCAGCTAAATATTCCTGATTTAGATTTAATTAGACCAAAAATAATCTTAGCATTTTCACACAAAACATCAAAATTAGTAATTCTTACTTCTATTGATGAGTTAAAAGATGAACTTGAAGTTATAGAAAATGAACTTTTAAAGCCTTATTCTTATACTCCATTAAAAAAAGCTATTTTAATCGATGATGGAAAATTCAATTATACAAAAGAAGAATTTTTCACAATGGTTGATAAATCTAAAGATATGATAAAAAGTGGAGATGTTTTTCAAATACTTATGTCTAATAGATTTATACAAAATGCCATAGTTGATCATCTAAGTTTTTATAGAGCATTAAGAAGTAAAAATCCAAGTCCATATCTTTTTTTACTACAATTTGAAGATTTTTCAATAGCAGGAAGTTCTCCAGAAGTTATGATTAGACTTATTGATGGTCACTTATTACTACGTCCTATTGCAGGAACAAGAAAAAGAGGAGCTACTTTAGAAAAAGATTTAGCAATGGAAGATGAACTAATAAATGACGCTAAAGAAAGAGCGGAACATTTGATGCTTGTTGATTTAGGACGTAATGATGTAGGTAGAGTTGCAAAAGCTGGAAGTGTTAAAGTAACAGAGCTTATGAAAATTGAAAGATACTCACATGTAATGCATATTGTTAGTGACGTTGAAGCAATTTTAGATGACAAATATGATATGTTTGACCTCTTTATGGCTACATTCACAGCAGGTACCATGACAGGTGCTCCAAAAATAAGAGCAATGGAACTAATTTCAGAATTTGAAAAAATAAAAAGAAATTTTTACTCAGGAAGTATTGCATATTTTGGATTTGATGGAAATATGGATAGTGCAATAACTATTAGAACTTCTCTTCTTACAAAAGATAAAATTATTTTCCAAGCAGGTGCTGGCGTTGTTGCTGATTCAAAACATGAAGATGAATTTTTAGAAGTTCACAATAAATTAGCTGCAAATATAGCTACTTTAAAAGATTTAGTATAA